The Lepeophtheirus salmonis chromosome 1, UVic_Lsal_1.4, whole genome shotgun sequence genome has a segment encoding these proteins:
- the LOC121132139 gene encoding vesicle-associated membrane protein 3 isoform X2: protein MSEPSNPPATAPDGRPLGPDGKPLPGPQQMQQVMAQRRMAQQQAQVDEVVGIMRNNVEKVLDRDAKLSELDERADALQDGASQFEKQAGKLKNKFWLQNMKFLIAGGIVGLILLILLYFKFTEDTHPQYAYPPPPPPPPPPQQGMPPQGAPPPPPQQQIPSN from the coding sequence atgtctgaGCCAAGCAATCCACCGGCAACGGCACCTGACGGTCGTCCCCTGGGACCGGATGGCAAACCCCTTCCTGGCCCCCAGCAAATGCAACAAGTCATGGCACAACGACGCATGGCTCAGCAGCAAGCTCAGGTCGACGAAGTTGTAGGTATTATGCGGAACAACGTAGAGAAAGTATTGGATCGTGATGCTAAACTCTCAGAATTGGACGAGAGAGCGGATGCACTTCAAGACGGGGCCTCGCAATTTGAGAAGCAAGCAGGGAAGCTCAAGAATAAGTTCTGGCTTCAAAATATGAAGTTTCTCATCGCAGGAGGGATCGTGGGTCTCATTCTCCTCATTTTGTTGTACTTTAAATTCACTGAGGACACTCATCCCCAGTATGCCTATCctccccctcctcctcctccaccACCTCCACAACAAGGCATGCCACCTCAAGGCGCACCTCCACCTCCCCCTCAACAACAGATTCCTTCTAATTAG
- the LOC121132139 gene encoding vesicle-associated membrane protein 1 isoform X1 translates to MADTEKKEDKKPDRPLGPDGKPIPGPEQMRQIQAARKMGQQQAQVDEVINIMHTNVEQVLERDSKLGALEERADALQDGCAQFEKQAAAMKNKFWLENLKSMIAMGVVGVILLGLLYWKFFASPPPPQYPPPYGYPPPPPPPPPPSVAPGPTESPAGDTGSSGDNSGADSLT, encoded by the exons ATGGCAGACACTGAGAAAAAGGAAGATAAGAAGCCGGATCGACCTCTTGGTCCTGATGGAAAGCCAATACCTGGTCCGGAGCAAATGAGGCAAATCCAAGCTGCCCGTAAAATGGGTCAACAGCAAGCTCAGGTGGATGAGGTCATTAACATTATGCATACTAATGTTGAGCAAGT ACTGGAACGTGATAGCAAACTGGGTGCACTGGAAGAACGAGCGGATGCATTACAAGATGGATGTGCACAATTTGAAAAACAGGCTGCGgcaatgaaaaataagttttggttAGAGAATTTAAAATCCATGATAGCCATGGGCGTGGTCGGGGTCATACTCCTAGGGCTCCTCTATTGGAAATTCTTCGCCTCTCCCCCACCTCCACAATATCCTCCACCCTATGGGTATCCTCCTCCACCACCGCCACCACCACCCCCTTCAGTAGCACCAGGGCCTACCGAGTCTCCTGCTGGAGATACTGGATCATCAGGGGACAATTCAGGGGCGGATTCATTGACTTAA
- the Lasp gene encoding LIM and SH3 domain protein F42H10.3 isoform X2, translated as MNVVKKCAKCEKTVYPIEEVKCLEKVWHKACFKCQTCNMTLSMKNYKGFEKLPYCNAHIPKAKATIVADTPEMKRLAENSKNQSNVKYHAEFEASKGKFTAIADDPEIQRIKANTQTISNISYHGIVEQKAAQERMRNLNEENCAPPPLNRDNVQNNNAKSSYTTPEVYTQEQQDSKSVPQQTKMHPTTIHQAAIKKVDTSRSSHGRQTPKEQDAYTTGGRRGVQQQQQPHQQPHQVIYDNNRRPAAHLPNHSHHQQQQQSLYGIHAEDPYQQRQSDAKQKSNKCYQALYDYDAQDLDEVSFVDGDLIINCSHVDEGWMTGTVHRTGKSGMLPANYVQRVNL; from the exons ATGAATGTCGTGAAGAAGTGTGCAAAATGCGAAAAAACCGTATATCCAATCGAAGAAGTCAAGTGCTTAGAAAAg GTATGGCACAAGGCATGCTTCAAGTGCCAAACATGCAACATGACGTTGAGTATGAAAAACTATAAGGGATTTGAGAAATTACCATATTGTAATGc GCATATTCCCAAAGCAAAGGCTACCATTGTGGCAGATACTCCAGAAATGAAACGTCTCGCAGAAAACTCGAAGAATCAATCTAAC gtAAAATATCATGCAGAGTTTGAGGCATCTAAAGGAAAGTTCACAGCCATCGCTGATGATCCCGAAATTCAGCGGATTAAAGCAAACACACAGACAATAAG CAATATATCCTATCATGGCATTGTAGAGCAGAAAGCAGCACAAGAAAGGATGAGGAATCTGAATGAGGAAAACTGTGCTCCACCACCATTAAACCGAg AtaatgttcaaaataataacGCAAAATCAAGTTACACAACTCCAGAGGTCTATACACAGGAGCAACAAGACTCCAAATCCGTTCCTCAACAAACTAAAATGCATCCGACAACAATTCATCAAGCAGCTATCAAAAAGGTAGACACATCACGTAGTAGTCATGGAAGGCAGACGCCAAAGGAACAAGATGCTTATACCACTGGTGGAAGGAGAGGagttcaacaacaacaacaacctcACCAGCAGCCCCATCAAGTCATCTATGATAACAACAGAAGGCCAGCAGCTCATTTGCCTAATCATTCGCATCATCAACAGCAACAGCAGTCTTTATATGGAATACATGCAGAAGATCCTTATCAGCAAAGGCAAAGTGATGCTAAGCAAAAGTCGAAT AAATGTTATCAAGCGTTGTATGACTACGATGCACAGGATCTTGACGAAGTCTCATTTGTAGACGgtgatttaattattaactgTTCTCACGTGGACGAAGGGTGGATGACTGGAACAGTTCATAGGACAGGGAAATCAGGAATGCTTCCAGCAAACTATGTTCAAAGAGTTAATTTGTAA
- the Lasp gene encoding LIM and SH3 domain protein F42H10.3 isoform X1 — MNVVKKCAKCEKTVYPIEEVKCLEKVWHKACFKCQTCNMTLSMKNYKGFEKLPYCNAHIPKAKATIVADTPEMKRLAENSKNQSNVKYHAEFEASKGKFTAIADDPEIQRIKANTQTISNISYHGIVEQKAAQERMRNLNEENCAPPPLNRADNVQNNNAKSSYTTPEVYTQEQQDSKSVPQQTKMHPTTIHQAAIKKVDTSRSSHGRQTPKEQDAYTTGGRRGVQQQQQPHQQPHQVIYDNNRRPAAHLPNHSHHQQQQQSLYGIHAEDPYQQRQSDAKQKSNKCYQALYDYDAQDLDEVSFVDGDLIINCSHVDEGWMTGTVHRTGKSGMLPANYVQRVNL, encoded by the exons ATGAATGTCGTGAAGAAGTGTGCAAAATGCGAAAAAACCGTATATCCAATCGAAGAAGTCAAGTGCTTAGAAAAg GTATGGCACAAGGCATGCTTCAAGTGCCAAACATGCAACATGACGTTGAGTATGAAAAACTATAAGGGATTTGAGAAATTACCATATTGTAATGc GCATATTCCCAAAGCAAAGGCTACCATTGTGGCAGATACTCCAGAAATGAAACGTCTCGCAGAAAACTCGAAGAATCAATCTAAC gtAAAATATCATGCAGAGTTTGAGGCATCTAAAGGAAAGTTCACAGCCATCGCTGATGATCCCGAAATTCAGCGGATTAAAGCAAACACACAGACAATAAG CAATATATCCTATCATGGCATTGTAGAGCAGAAAGCAGCACAAGAAAGGATGAGGAATCTGAATGAGGAAAACTGTGCTCCACCACCATTAAACCGAg CAGAtaatgttcaaaataataacGCAAAATCAAGTTACACAACTCCAGAGGTCTATACACAGGAGCAACAAGACTCCAAATCCGTTCCTCAACAAACTAAAATGCATCCGACAACAATTCATCAAGCAGCTATCAAAAAGGTAGACACATCACGTAGTAGTCATGGAAGGCAGACGCCAAAGGAACAAGATGCTTATACCACTGGTGGAAGGAGAGGagttcaacaacaacaacaacctcACCAGCAGCCCCATCAAGTCATCTATGATAACAACAGAAGGCCAGCAGCTCATTTGCCTAATCATTCGCATCATCAACAGCAACAGCAGTCTTTATATGGAATACATGCAGAAGATCCTTATCAGCAAAGGCAAAGTGATGCTAAGCAAAAGTCGAAT AAATGTTATCAAGCGTTGTATGACTACGATGCACAGGATCTTGACGAAGTCTCATTTGTAGACGgtgatttaattattaactgTTCTCACGTGGACGAAGGGTGGATGACTGGAACAGTTCATAGGACAGGGAAATCAGGAATGCTTCCAGCAAACTATGTTCAAAGAGTTAATTTGTAA
- the Lasp gene encoding LIM and SH3 domain protein F42H10.3 isoform X4, with protein sequence MTLSMKNYKGFEKLPYCNAHIPKAKATIVADTPEMKRLAENSKNQSNVKYHAEFEASKGKFTAIADDPEIQRIKANTQTISNISYHGIVEQKAAQERMRNLNEENCAPPPLNRDNVQNNNAKSSYTTPEVYTQEQQDSKSVPQQTKMHPTTIHQAAIKKVDTSRSSHGRQTPKEQDAYTTGGRRGVQQQQQPHQQPHQVIYDNNRRPAAHLPNHSHHQQQQQSLYGIHAEDPYQQRQSDAKQKSNKCYQALYDYDAQDLDEVSFVDGDLIINCSHVDEGWMTGTVHRTGKSGMLPANYVQRVNL encoded by the exons ATGACGTTGAGTATGAAAAACTATAAGGGATTTGAGAAATTACCATATTGTAATGc GCATATTCCCAAAGCAAAGGCTACCATTGTGGCAGATACTCCAGAAATGAAACGTCTCGCAGAAAACTCGAAGAATCAATCTAAC gtAAAATATCATGCAGAGTTTGAGGCATCTAAAGGAAAGTTCACAGCCATCGCTGATGATCCCGAAATTCAGCGGATTAAAGCAAACACACAGACAATAAG CAATATATCCTATCATGGCATTGTAGAGCAGAAAGCAGCACAAGAAAGGATGAGGAATCTGAATGAGGAAAACTGTGCTCCACCACCATTAAACCGAg AtaatgttcaaaataataacGCAAAATCAAGTTACACAACTCCAGAGGTCTATACACAGGAGCAACAAGACTCCAAATCCGTTCCTCAACAAACTAAAATGCATCCGACAACAATTCATCAAGCAGCTATCAAAAAGGTAGACACATCACGTAGTAGTCATGGAAGGCAGACGCCAAAGGAACAAGATGCTTATACCACTGGTGGAAGGAGAGGagttcaacaacaacaacaacctcACCAGCAGCCCCATCAAGTCATCTATGATAACAACAGAAGGCCAGCAGCTCATTTGCCTAATCATTCGCATCATCAACAGCAACAGCAGTCTTTATATGGAATACATGCAGAAGATCCTTATCAGCAAAGGCAAAGTGATGCTAAGCAAAAGTCGAAT AAATGTTATCAAGCGTTGTATGACTACGATGCACAGGATCTTGACGAAGTCTCATTTGTAGACGgtgatttaattattaactgTTCTCACGTGGACGAAGGGTGGATGACTGGAACAGTTCATAGGACAGGGAAATCAGGAATGCTTCCAGCAAACTATGTTCAAAGAGTTAATTTGTAA
- the Lasp gene encoding LIM and SH3 domain protein F42H10.3 isoform X3, which produces MTLSMKNYKGFEKLPYCNAHIPKAKATIVADTPEMKRLAENSKNQSNVKYHAEFEASKGKFTAIADDPEIQRIKANTQTISNISYHGIVEQKAAQERMRNLNEENCAPPPLNRADNVQNNNAKSSYTTPEVYTQEQQDSKSVPQQTKMHPTTIHQAAIKKVDTSRSSHGRQTPKEQDAYTTGGRRGVQQQQQPHQQPHQVIYDNNRRPAAHLPNHSHHQQQQQSLYGIHAEDPYQQRQSDAKQKSNKCYQALYDYDAQDLDEVSFVDGDLIINCSHVDEGWMTGTVHRTGKSGMLPANYVQRVNL; this is translated from the exons ATGACGTTGAGTATGAAAAACTATAAGGGATTTGAGAAATTACCATATTGTAATGc GCATATTCCCAAAGCAAAGGCTACCATTGTGGCAGATACTCCAGAAATGAAACGTCTCGCAGAAAACTCGAAGAATCAATCTAAC gtAAAATATCATGCAGAGTTTGAGGCATCTAAAGGAAAGTTCACAGCCATCGCTGATGATCCCGAAATTCAGCGGATTAAAGCAAACACACAGACAATAAG CAATATATCCTATCATGGCATTGTAGAGCAGAAAGCAGCACAAGAAAGGATGAGGAATCTGAATGAGGAAAACTGTGCTCCACCACCATTAAACCGAg CAGAtaatgttcaaaataataacGCAAAATCAAGTTACACAACTCCAGAGGTCTATACACAGGAGCAACAAGACTCCAAATCCGTTCCTCAACAAACTAAAATGCATCCGACAACAATTCATCAAGCAGCTATCAAAAAGGTAGACACATCACGTAGTAGTCATGGAAGGCAGACGCCAAAGGAACAAGATGCTTATACCACTGGTGGAAGGAGAGGagttcaacaacaacaacaacctcACCAGCAGCCCCATCAAGTCATCTATGATAACAACAGAAGGCCAGCAGCTCATTTGCCTAATCATTCGCATCATCAACAGCAACAGCAGTCTTTATATGGAATACATGCAGAAGATCCTTATCAGCAAAGGCAAAGTGATGCTAAGCAAAAGTCGAAT AAATGTTATCAAGCGTTGTATGACTACGATGCACAGGATCTTGACGAAGTCTCATTTGTAGACGgtgatttaattattaactgTTCTCACGTGGACGAAGGGTGGATGACTGGAACAGTTCATAGGACAGGGAAATCAGGAATGCTTCCAGCAAACTATGTTCAAAGAGTTAATTTGTAA
- the lqf gene encoding epsin-2 isoform X1: MAVNISGIRRNLKNVAHNYTDAQVKVREATSNDPWGPSSTVMSEIADLTYNAIAFSEIMQMVWKRLNDHGKNWRHVYKALVLLEYLIKTGSDKVAQQCKENIFAIQTLKDFQYFEDNKDQGINVREKAKALVSLLKDDERLKNERIRALKAKERFTQSTAGIGNDTIYNTPRDRFEGQNYRQGPSPSQEIASSELESARPQTAGEEELQLQLALAMSREEAEKEETKSKSDDMRLAIALQKSKIKDGVESEASKKTSAQTSSATNSALLDLVDINFDSNQPPQPPPPARTAASLDPWGFSTTAETQSETQEPVANSIVPFNDPWSPQQLQLQKPLSDNGVNENQDPWSSTETSMSTKKNDPWAPTLAIETDKVAENPLSAFDLLRNPTNPSIEDAPSGDNLIIYTNNENKESELLQNVESRLESEPITNKPKKTVESLLNEHSNLVNLDNLVSGGKSVVLNPFEQNPPNPFHAGKSSKPAMNELLQNQSGWSNTKASEDFNPFF; the protein is encoded by the exons ATGGCCGTCAATATATCCGGTATCAGGaggaatttgaagaatgtagcTCACAATTACACGGATGCTCAA gtAAAAGTACGTGAAGCCACATCTAATGATCCATGGGGTCCATCCTCCACTGTTATGTCAGAGATCGCGGATCTGACATACAATGCTATTGCCTTCTCTGAAATCATGCAAATGGTATGGAAAAGGCTGAATGACCATGGAAAGAATTGGAGACATGTTTATAAAGCCCTTGTTCTTCTAGAATATCTGATCAAAACTGGAAGTGATAAG GTTGCTCAACaatgcaaggaaaatatttttgcgaTACAAACATTAAAAGATTTCCAGTATTTTGAGGATAATAAGGATCAAGGAATCAATGTAAGAGAAAAGGCAAAAGCACTTGTTTCACTTTTGAAAGATGACGAAAGACTTAAAAATGAAAGGATCCGAGCCTTAAAAGCGAAGGAACGCTTTACGCAATCTACTGCTGGAATTGGAAACGATACTatt TATAATACACCTAGAGATCGCTTTGAAGGGCAAAACTATAGACAAGGGCCATCTCCCTCTCAAGAGATTGCTTCATCAGAATTGGAGTCAGCTCGTCCTCAAACTGCAG GTGAAGAGGAATTACAATTACAGTTAGCCTTAGCCATGTCTCGCGAAGAAGCAGAAAAGGaggaaacaaaatcaaaatctgATGACATGAGGCTGGCCATTGCTCTTCAGAAATCTAAGattaa agaTGGAGTTGAATCTGAGGCATCCAAGAAAACGTCTGCACAAACCAGTAGTGCTACAAATTCGGCTTTACTCGATTTGgttgatattaattttgatagtaATCAGCCTCCACAGCCACCTCCACCAGCAAGGACGGCTGCTTCTTTAGATCCATGGGGATTTTCTACAACAGCAGAGACTCAATCAGAAACTCAAGAACCTGTGGCCAACAGCATAGTTCCGTTTAATGATCCGTGGTCCCCACAGCAATTGCAGCTTCAAAAACCATTGTCAGATAATGGTGTAAAcg agAATCAAGATCCTTGGAGCTCAACAGAAACCTCCATGTCCACAAAGAAAAATGACCCTTGGGCTCCAACCCTTGCAATTGAAACAGATAAAGTGGCAGAAAATCCGCTTTCTGCATTTGACTTACTTAGAAATCCAACAAATCCTTCAATTGAGGATGCTCCAA gtggagataacttaattatttatactaataatgaGAATAAAGAATCGGAATTATTACAAAATGTTGAAAGTAGACTAGAGTCTGAGCCTATAACAAATAAACCTAAGAAAACAGTTGAATCCCTTCTCAACGAACACTCAAATCTTGTGAATTTGGATAATCTCGTTTCTGGTGGAAAATCGGTTG tcCTCAATCCCTTCGAACAAAATCCACCAAATCCTTTTCATGCTGGGAAATCTTCAAAACCAGCCATGAATGAACTTCTTCAAAATCAGTCTGGATGGAGCAACACAAAGGCATCGGAAGATTTTAAtcctttcttttaa
- the lqf gene encoding epsin-2 isoform X2 produces MSEIADLTYNAIAFSEIMQMVWKRLNDHGKNWRHVYKALVLLEYLIKTGSDKVAQQCKENIFAIQTLKDFQYFEDNKDQGINVREKAKALVSLLKDDERLKNERIRALKAKERFTQSTAGIGNDTIYNTPRDRFEGQNYRQGPSPSQEIASSELESARPQTAGEEELQLQLALAMSREEAEKEETKSKSDDMRLAIALQKSKIKDGVESEASKKTSAQTSSATNSALLDLVDINFDSNQPPQPPPPARTAASLDPWGFSTTAETQSETQEPVANSIVPFNDPWSPQQLQLQKPLSDNGVNENQDPWSSTETSMSTKKNDPWAPTLAIETDKVAENPLSAFDLLRNPTNPSIEDAPSGDNLIIYTNNENKESELLQNVESRLESEPITNKPKKTVESLLNEHSNLVNLDNLVSGGKSVVLNPFEQNPPNPFHAGKSSKPAMNELLQNQSGWSNTKASEDFNPFF; encoded by the exons ATGTCAGAGATCGCGGATCTGACATACAATGCTATTGCCTTCTCTGAAATCATGCAAATGGTATGGAAAAGGCTGAATGACCATGGAAAGAATTGGAGACATGTTTATAAAGCCCTTGTTCTTCTAGAATATCTGATCAAAACTGGAAGTGATAAG GTTGCTCAACaatgcaaggaaaatatttttgcgaTACAAACATTAAAAGATTTCCAGTATTTTGAGGATAATAAGGATCAAGGAATCAATGTAAGAGAAAAGGCAAAAGCACTTGTTTCACTTTTGAAAGATGACGAAAGACTTAAAAATGAAAGGATCCGAGCCTTAAAAGCGAAGGAACGCTTTACGCAATCTACTGCTGGAATTGGAAACGATACTatt TATAATACACCTAGAGATCGCTTTGAAGGGCAAAACTATAGACAAGGGCCATCTCCCTCTCAAGAGATTGCTTCATCAGAATTGGAGTCAGCTCGTCCTCAAACTGCAG GTGAAGAGGAATTACAATTACAGTTAGCCTTAGCCATGTCTCGCGAAGAAGCAGAAAAGGaggaaacaaaatcaaaatctgATGACATGAGGCTGGCCATTGCTCTTCAGAAATCTAAGattaa agaTGGAGTTGAATCTGAGGCATCCAAGAAAACGTCTGCACAAACCAGTAGTGCTACAAATTCGGCTTTACTCGATTTGgttgatattaattttgatagtaATCAGCCTCCACAGCCACCTCCACCAGCAAGGACGGCTGCTTCTTTAGATCCATGGGGATTTTCTACAACAGCAGAGACTCAATCAGAAACTCAAGAACCTGTGGCCAACAGCATAGTTCCGTTTAATGATCCGTGGTCCCCACAGCAATTGCAGCTTCAAAAACCATTGTCAGATAATGGTGTAAAcg agAATCAAGATCCTTGGAGCTCAACAGAAACCTCCATGTCCACAAAGAAAAATGACCCTTGGGCTCCAACCCTTGCAATTGAAACAGATAAAGTGGCAGAAAATCCGCTTTCTGCATTTGACTTACTTAGAAATCCAACAAATCCTTCAATTGAGGATGCTCCAA gtggagataacttaattatttatactaataatgaGAATAAAGAATCGGAATTATTACAAAATGTTGAAAGTAGACTAGAGTCTGAGCCTATAACAAATAAACCTAAGAAAACAGTTGAATCCCTTCTCAACGAACACTCAAATCTTGTGAATTTGGATAATCTCGTTTCTGGTGGAAAATCGGTTG tcCTCAATCCCTTCGAACAAAATCCACCAAATCCTTTTCATGCTGGGAAATCTTCAAAACCAGCCATGAATGAACTTCTTCAAAATCAGTCTGGATGGAGCAACACAAAGGCATCGGAAGATTTTAAtcctttcttttaa
- the ClpP gene encoding ATP-dependent Clp protease proteolytic subunit — protein MLRSIGRLLSVNGPMRAEARSMSGLVPIVVEQTGRGERSYDIYSRLLKDRIICLMGQVDDVISGLMVAQLLFLQAESGKKPIHMYINSPGGSVTAGLAIYDTMQYIQPPIATWCVGQACSMGSLLLTAGTKGMRHSLPNSRIMVHQPSGQSHGQASDIQIQAQEILNLRARLNNIYVKHTGQPLDIVEKSMDRDNFMSADDALKFGLIDKVLETPPKPGHEL, from the exons atgTTGAGGTCCATAGGAAGACTCTTATCTGTTAATGGACCCATGCGTGCAGAGGCACGGTCCATGTCAGGCCTCGTACCCATAGTAGTGGAGCAGACGGGCCGAGGTGAGAGATCCTACGACATTTATTCGCGTCTTCTCAAGGATCGAATAATTTGCTTAATGGGACAGGTGGATGATGTCATCTCTGGACTCATGGTGGCACAGTTGCTGTTCCTCCAAGCCGAGAGTGGAAAGAAGCCCATTCATATGTACATCAATAGCCCTGGAGGTAGTGTGACGGCGGGTCTTGCCATCTACGACACCATGCAGTATATTCAGCCTCCCATTGCCACTTGGTGTGTGGGTCAGGCCTGTAGCATGGGAAGTCTCTTACTCACTGCAGGAACTAAGGGCATGCGGCATTCTCTACCCAACTCCAGAATCATGGTACATCAACCCTCAGGGCAATCACATGGCCAGGCATCGGATATTCAAATTCAA GCTCAAGAAATCCTGAATCTCAGAGCAAGACTCAACAACATCTATGTGAAGCATACGGGTCAACCTTTGGATATAGTCGAAAAAAGTATGGATAGGGATAACTTTATGAGTGCTGATGATGCATTAAAGTTTGGCTTAATTGATAAGGTCTTAGAGACGCCGCCCAAGCCAGGCCATgagttataa